The following are encoded together in the Oncorhynchus masou masou isolate Uvic2021 chromosome 5, UVic_Omas_1.1, whole genome shotgun sequence genome:
- the LOC135534079 gene encoding B-cell receptor CD22-like isoform X1, with protein MCQPQNSLRLRLLLLTLTVDYFLFPRSDSKLTNCSRPLPFTSLYCRVRDATMALRTAGSVLVVFLWSVAVVLSQNGWSVTYTTQSICTLKGSTVEMSCSYTYPRGKVTTTLWFTKWGTGVEPEDLGQDPEYAGRLVYQGDKKRDCTLRITDLRERDSATYRFRFITDQTGGKYSGSPGVTLSVTALQVKVTYSSWQNQVTITCITTCTLSNPNPTYIWYKNGQRLDESTSPQYKYSDYTNSKDSYSCAVKGHEALHSPAVCVQGQSCNRVTYTKRRICVLKGSTVDISCTVGYYSTTSVWFSPKQSDRWRDKSTPEDLTRDPGYAGRVKYPDKETRRNEGPSTLRISDLREDDSAEYRFTFKTEDFEWGHSFPGTTLSVTGLQVKVTPAAEGQKTLTCSTTCTLTDNPTYIWYKNGQHLDESTSPQYKDSVSSNYEDSYSCAVKGHEDLLSPAVCVQGKDCNRVTYTKRRICALKGSTVDISCQKCWSVTYTHQKICALKGTTVDISCSYTYPSNHEIKQAFWFTKWSGMEAEDLSSVPGYEGHIEYLGDKESDCTLRITDLRLSDSAGYMFRFITSGGKFHGTPVSLTVTDVVLEMDPTSVSEGERVTLRCRTNCTLDPITAYSWYKNGQSIPNSNTSSPVYILFSVSSEDTGRYSCSVEGHEDLPSDEETLTVTYGPRNTSVSVSPSGEIVEGSSVTLTCSSDANPPVDKYTWYKKNVTSPKASGQSYNITNIISEDRGEYYCEAQNGRGSMNSTALMIIVAGKQTSVVTAAVGIIVVVLVLILCLSGLMLFRKKASKPINTRDTADDGQGDSSPVYDNISDMAMNSTAAQTESTYDQDDVHYASVHFSGSKNQEVPLYSTVQVPQPQKEDEDVQYAALNFNLPSAAT; from the exons ATGTGTCAACCACAGAACTCACTTAGGCTACGCCTGCTTCTACTAACACTTACAGTAGACTACTTCTTGTTTCCACGCAGTGACAGTAAGTTGACTAACTGTTCAAGACCTCTCCCCTTCACTTCACTCT actgcagggtgagagatgcaacaatggccttgagaacagcaggaagtgtgttggtggtctttctctggtctgtagcag TGGTACTGAGTCAGAATGGCTGGAGTGTTACATACACCACTCAGAGTATCTGTaccttgaaggggtcaacagtggagatgtcctgctcttacacatatcccagAGGTAAAGTCACAACAACACTCTGGTTCACTAAATGGGGGACTGGTGTAGAACCTGAAGATCTAGGTCAGGACCCAGAGTATGCAGGTCGTCTGGTGTATCAAGGAGATAAGAAGAGAGACTgtaccctgagaatcacagacctgagagagagagactcagctaCGTACAGGTTCAGATTTATAACAGATCAGACCGGAGGGAAATATTCTGgaagtcctggagtcactctgtctgtaacag CTCTGCAGGTGAAGGTGACTTATTCAAGCTGGCAAAATCAGGTGACAATtacctgtatcaccacctgtactctgagtaaccccaaccccacctacatctggtataAGAACGGACAACGTCTAGATGAGAGCACCTCCCCCCAGTACAAATACTCAGACTACACTAACAGTAAAGACAGctactcctgtgctgtaaaaggccatgaggctctccactctcctgcagtgt GTGTTCAGGGTCAGAGCTGCAACAGAGTGACTTACACCAAGAGGAGAATCTGTgtcttgaaggggtcaacagtggacatATCCTGTACTGTTGGTTATTATTCCACCACATCAGTCTGGTTTAGTCCTAAACAGAGTGACAGGTGGAGGGACAAGTCGACCCCTGAGGACCTAACCAGAGACCCAGGATATGCAGGTCGTGTGAAGTACCCTGACAAAGAGACACGGAGAAACGAAGGTCCCTCCACCCTGAGAATCTCAGATCTGAGAGAGGACGACTCAGCTGAGTATCGCTTCACTTTTAAAACAGAAGACTTTGAATGGGGTCATAGTTTCCCAGGAACaactctgtctgtcacag GTctgcaggtgaaggtgactcctgctgcagagggacagaagacactgacctgtagcaccacctgtactctgactgacaaccccacctacatctggtacaagaacggacaacATCTAGATGAGAGCACCTCCCCCCAGTACAAAGACTCAGTCTCCAGTAACTAtgaagacagttactcctgtgctgtaaaaggccatgaggatctcctctctcctgcagtgt GTGTCCAGGGTAAGGACTGCAACAGAGTGACTTACACCAAGAGGAGAATCTGTGCCTTGAAAGGGTCAACAGTGGATATATCCT GTcagaagtgttggagtgtgacttaCACCCATCAGAAGATCTGTGCCTTGAAGGGGACAACAGTGGACATATcctgctcttacacatatcccagTAATCATGAGATCAAACAAGCTTTCTGGTTTACTAAATGGTCTGGTATGGAGGCTGAAGATCTGAGCTCAGTGCCAGGGTATGAGGGTCATATAGAGTACCTTGGGGATAAGGAGAGTGACTgtaccctgagaatcacagacctgagaTTGAGTGACTCTGCAGGGTACATGTTCAGATTCATAACATCTGGAGGAAAGTTTCATGGcacacctgtctctctgactgtcacAG ATGTTGTGTTGGAGATGGATCCTACATCTgtgtcagagggggagagagtcacACTGAGATGTAGAACCAACTGTACACTGGACCCCATCACAGCCTACAGTTGGTATAAGAATGGACAGTCTATACCAAACAGCAACACATCCTCTCCTGTCTATATCCTGTTCTCAGTCAGCAGTGAGGATACAGGCAGATACTCCTGTTCTGTAGAAGGACATGAGGATCTCCCCTCTGATGAAGAGACTCTCACTGTCACAT ATGGACCAAGGAACacctcagtgtcagtcagtccctctggtgaaatagtggagggcagttcagtgactctgacctgcagcagtgatgccaaccCACCTGTGGACAAATACACCTGGTACAAGAAGAACGTAACCTCACCAAAAGCATCAGGACAGAGTTACAACATCACTAACATCATctctgaggacagaggagaatattACTGTGAGGCCCAGAATGGAAGAGGATCTATGAACTCTACAGCTCTGATGATCATTGTAGCAG GGAAACAAACCTCAGTTGTGACTGCAGCTGTAGGAATCATAGTGGTTGTTCTGGttctcatcctctgtctctctggactcaTGTTGTTCAG GAAGAAGGCCTCCAAACCCATCAACACAAGAGACACAGCAGATGATggacag ggagACTCTAGTCCAGTGTATGACAACATCTCAGACATGGCCATGAACTCTACTGCAGCACAGACAGAGTCCACATACGACCAGGATGATGTTCACTACGCCAGTGTCCACTTCTCTGGCTCCAAAAACCAGGAagtgcctctgtactccaccgtcCAAGTGCCTCAGCCCCAGAAAGAGGATGAGGATGTCCAGTACGCTGCTCTGAATTTCAACCTCCCCAGTGCTGCCACCTG A
- the LOC135534079 gene encoding B-cell receptor CD22-like isoform X2, which yields MALRTAGSVLVVFLWSVAVVLSQNGWSVTYTTQSICTLKGSTVEMSCSYTYPRGKVTTTLWFTKWGTGVEPEDLGQDPEYAGRLVYQGDKKRDCTLRITDLRERDSATYRFRFITDQTGGKYSGSPGVTLSVTALQVKVTYSSWQNQVTITCITTCTLSNPNPTYIWYKNGQRLDESTSPQYKYSDYTNSKDSYSCAVKGHEALHSPAVCVQGQSCNRVTYTKRRICVLKGSTVDISCTVGYYSTTSVWFSPKQSDRWRDKSTPEDLTRDPGYAGRVKYPDKETRRNEGPSTLRISDLREDDSAEYRFTFKTEDFEWGHSFPGTTLSVTGLQVKVTPAAEGQKTLTCSTTCTLTDNPTYIWYKNGQHLDESTSPQYKDSVSSNYEDSYSCAVKGHEDLLSPAVCVQGKDCNRVTYTKRRICALKGSTVDISCQKCWSVTYTHQKICALKGTTVDISCSYTYPSNHEIKQAFWFTKWSGMEAEDLSSVPGYEGHIEYLGDKESDCTLRITDLRLSDSAGYMFRFITSGGKFHGTPVSLTVTDVVLEMDPTSVSEGERVTLRCRTNCTLDPITAYSWYKNGQSIPNSNTSSPVYILFSVSSEDTGRYSCSVEGHEDLPSDEETLTVTYGPRNTSVSVSPSGEIVEGSSVTLTCSSDANPPVDKYTWYKKNVTSPKASGQSYNITNIISEDRGEYYCEAQNGRGSMNSTALMIIVAGKQTSVVTAAVGIIVVVLVLILCLSGLMLFRKKASKPINTRDTADDGQGDSSPVYDNISDMAMNSTAAQTESTYDQDDVHYASVHFSGSKNQEVPLYSTVQVPQPQKEDEDVQYAALNFNLPSAAT from the exons atggccttgagaacagcaggaagtgtgttggtggtctttctctggtctgtagcag TGGTACTGAGTCAGAATGGCTGGAGTGTTACATACACCACTCAGAGTATCTGTaccttgaaggggtcaacagtggagatgtcctgctcttacacatatcccagAGGTAAAGTCACAACAACACTCTGGTTCACTAAATGGGGGACTGGTGTAGAACCTGAAGATCTAGGTCAGGACCCAGAGTATGCAGGTCGTCTGGTGTATCAAGGAGATAAGAAGAGAGACTgtaccctgagaatcacagacctgagagagagagactcagctaCGTACAGGTTCAGATTTATAACAGATCAGACCGGAGGGAAATATTCTGgaagtcctggagtcactctgtctgtaacag CTCTGCAGGTGAAGGTGACTTATTCAAGCTGGCAAAATCAGGTGACAATtacctgtatcaccacctgtactctgagtaaccccaaccccacctacatctggtataAGAACGGACAACGTCTAGATGAGAGCACCTCCCCCCAGTACAAATACTCAGACTACACTAACAGTAAAGACAGctactcctgtgctgtaaaaggccatgaggctctccactctcctgcagtgt GTGTTCAGGGTCAGAGCTGCAACAGAGTGACTTACACCAAGAGGAGAATCTGTgtcttgaaggggtcaacagtggacatATCCTGTACTGTTGGTTATTATTCCACCACATCAGTCTGGTTTAGTCCTAAACAGAGTGACAGGTGGAGGGACAAGTCGACCCCTGAGGACCTAACCAGAGACCCAGGATATGCAGGTCGTGTGAAGTACCCTGACAAAGAGACACGGAGAAACGAAGGTCCCTCCACCCTGAGAATCTCAGATCTGAGAGAGGACGACTCAGCTGAGTATCGCTTCACTTTTAAAACAGAAGACTTTGAATGGGGTCATAGTTTCCCAGGAACaactctgtctgtcacag GTctgcaggtgaaggtgactcctgctgcagagggacagaagacactgacctgtagcaccacctgtactctgactgacaaccccacctacatctggtacaagaacggacaacATCTAGATGAGAGCACCTCCCCCCAGTACAAAGACTCAGTCTCCAGTAACTAtgaagacagttactcctgtgctgtaaaaggccatgaggatctcctctctcctgcagtgt GTGTCCAGGGTAAGGACTGCAACAGAGTGACTTACACCAAGAGGAGAATCTGTGCCTTGAAAGGGTCAACAGTGGATATATCCT GTcagaagtgttggagtgtgacttaCACCCATCAGAAGATCTGTGCCTTGAAGGGGACAACAGTGGACATATcctgctcttacacatatcccagTAATCATGAGATCAAACAAGCTTTCTGGTTTACTAAATGGTCTGGTATGGAGGCTGAAGATCTGAGCTCAGTGCCAGGGTATGAGGGTCATATAGAGTACCTTGGGGATAAGGAGAGTGACTgtaccctgagaatcacagacctgagaTTGAGTGACTCTGCAGGGTACATGTTCAGATTCATAACATCTGGAGGAAAGTTTCATGGcacacctgtctctctgactgtcacAG ATGTTGTGTTGGAGATGGATCCTACATCTgtgtcagagggggagagagtcacACTGAGATGTAGAACCAACTGTACACTGGACCCCATCACAGCCTACAGTTGGTATAAGAATGGACAGTCTATACCAAACAGCAACACATCCTCTCCTGTCTATATCCTGTTCTCAGTCAGCAGTGAGGATACAGGCAGATACTCCTGTTCTGTAGAAGGACATGAGGATCTCCCCTCTGATGAAGAGACTCTCACTGTCACAT ATGGACCAAGGAACacctcagtgtcagtcagtccctctggtgaaatagtggagggcagttcagtgactctgacctgcagcagtgatgccaaccCACCTGTGGACAAATACACCTGGTACAAGAAGAACGTAACCTCACCAAAAGCATCAGGACAGAGTTACAACATCACTAACATCATctctgaggacagaggagaatattACTGTGAGGCCCAGAATGGAAGAGGATCTATGAACTCTACAGCTCTGATGATCATTGTAGCAG GGAAACAAACCTCAGTTGTGACTGCAGCTGTAGGAATCATAGTGGTTGTTCTGGttctcatcctctgtctctctggactcaTGTTGTTCAG GAAGAAGGCCTCCAAACCCATCAACACAAGAGACACAGCAGATGATggacag ggagACTCTAGTCCAGTGTATGACAACATCTCAGACATGGCCATGAACTCTACTGCAGCACAGACAGAGTCCACATACGACCAGGATGATGTTCACTACGCCAGTGTCCACTTCTCTGGCTCCAAAAACCAGGAagtgcctctgtactccaccgtcCAAGTGCCTCAGCCCCAGAAAGAGGATGAGGATGTCCAGTACGCTGCTCTGAATTTCAACCTCCCCAGTGCTGCCACCTG A